DNA from Desulfobaccales bacterium:
AAGATGTTCCAAGCCGCTTTTCAGGCCCACGGAGCGCCAGTAGAGGCCATGCCGGGGATTGAGGTCCACGGCGATGCCCCAGGAGTGGGGGCTTTGGCGGTCAGTGCCGGCGATATGGCGCCAGTTGTAGGTCCCACCCAGCGGGAGAACGTAAGGGCGCAAAGCAGGCCGGCGCTGGAGGACACCCTCCAGTTCCCGGCCCACTTTCTCCAAGGCCTGGGCCGCCCGGTTTTGCCCGTTGAAACTCACCCGCTGCCCGCAAAACGGGACGGACACCAGATTTTTATTCACTTCCTGGGGGGTGCCTCCATAGATGGAGTCGAAAAATTCCTTTACCCTGAACCGGCCCGGATCACAATCCGGCTCCCCCACACCCAGGTCCTGGCCAGCCGGATAAATTTGGGAGAGCATATCCTCCAGATCGGGGTGATTTAATTTCTCCTCAAATTCTTTGGGTTTCAGATCATCATATAAAATTCTTTTTTGGTTCTTCATCACGACATAAACTTTATTATCCGAGCTGACATGAGTGGCTTTGATGTGGGCCGGATATGCCTCCACCAGACAGGATAAATCTGTCTCTATCTGAGGATAAACTTGCCTCAATATCTGAATGTTTATCTTCCCTTCATTTGCCAGCTTATGAAACCGAGGTGTCTCACCGGCTGGAAACCCCACACAGGAAAAGACATAAAACAAAAATATAACAATGATTTTTAACGATAACATTGTGGTATACTTTATTTTTAATAGAGAGGTCTTGTGTAATCAGTTGATCATACCATCTTAATCAATTTCCAAGAAGCTGCTAGTATCACCCGGATCATAAAAGCTAGTCTGCCGGCTTTATTTTGCCCTGCCTTGCATTTTTCAGAAAATTTTTGGCAAGAATTCAGCAATTTTCTGTGGAAAAGTGACAAAGACCTTTCCAGATAGTAGCCATAAAACGCCATTCCGTTGAATTTTTATATTTTCTACATTCACCTGGGTCAATTTTTCACCCATTTTAACAATGTCATTTTTAATTTCAAAGATTTGCTCACTAATTTTTTCATCAATTTTTTTTATTTCTTCATCAATTTTTTGTTTTATTTTATTAAGATAATCAATTATTAAATTAAAATTTTTCTCTAACCTCGATATACGTTCTTCAATTGTAGCTTCAGTTGGCGTAGCTTCGGATATAGTTGCATCGCCAAATCCACTTATCACCATTATTCCATTTATAGCAATGCTAACAGTTTTATTCTTAGGATAAAATGGACAACTTTTCCACCAGGCCTTAATTTCATCCCAAGCATGCGGAAGATTGAAAATTTTTTTGCGTGCATTAATGTCTTTAATAACAGTCAACATTCCTGATATCTGTAATATCAAGCCGTAGGATTTAACAATTTCTTCCAATTTAATATCACAAAAAATAAAAGAAATAACAAAAGGAACAAAAGGAAGATTTAACAAAATTAATAAAATCAAAACAATCTGGAATGGCCATAATTGTCCTCCAACTTTAAGCCATATATAGAATTCTTTTATCTTGTTCTTCATTTTTTTACCTCATTTTCCCACAATAAAGCTTTCTCTGATAATATAAAATGATATTGTCTGCGAATATCTGTTGCCTTCATTCCTTGCTTAATCTTCTAACTCCAGTCGGTAGGCCAGGGGGCCGGGGGTCTTCTCAAATTCCGGCGCCCGGACAAAGCCCAGGCCTTCGTAAAGCCGCCGGGCGGCGTGCATGAACTTCCCGGTGTAAAGGTAAATGGTGCCAATGCCCAAGGTCCGGGCCCGCCTCAGAACCTCCCTGACCAGGAGGCTGCCCACCCCCTGGCCCCGAAAGCGGGGCGCCACCGCCGGCACCCGCATGGAGGCCGCCCCCGCCGGCCACCTTCCCAGGCCGGATTGGCGGGCGTCGGGATAAAACTTCACCACCCCGGCCAGCTCGCCGGCCACCTCCGCCAGAAAGAGCACCCCTTCCGGCGCGTGCACCGCCCGGGAGACATTGTCCAGCCACTTCTGCCAGATCTCCTCAGAGAATTCGGGCCGGAATTCGGCATAGGCCTCCCGGACCAGGGCCTCGGCCCGGTCCAGATCCTCCGGCCCGGCCTCCCGGAGGCTGACTACCGGCGACTCCATCCTCGCCTCCCCTAAGACCCCGAGGGTCGCAAAGGCTCCTTCAACGCCGCCACGAAATCCCCGATCTCCTGAAGCAAGGCCTCGCCCCGAAGGCGGGCCACCCGCTCCACGATGGCGCTTCCCACCACCACTCCGTCCACATACGGCGCCAGCCAGGCCACCTGCTCCGGGGTGGAGATGCCGAAACCCACCGCCACCGGACAGGAGACGAGCGTGCGCACCTCCCTGAGGGCCGCCACCAGCTCCGGGGGCAACTCCCGCCGGGCCCCGGTGATGCCGGTGATGGAGACATAATAGAGGAACCCCCGGGTGAGCTGCCCCAAACGCCGGATGCGCTCTGCCCCGCTGGTGGGCGCGGCGAGAAAAATGGGCGCCACCCCGGCCGCCAACGCCGCCCGCCGCCAGGGCTCCGCCTCCTCCAGGGGCAGATCCGGGATGATGAAGCCATCCACTCCGCAATCCGCCGCCTCCCGGGCCGTCTCCGTGAGCCCATGCTGCAAAATGGGGTTGTAATACCCCATGAGCACCAGCGGGATGTCGCTCTCCCGGCGGATCTGCGCCGCCAGCTTCAACACCTCCGGCAACGTCACCCCGGCCTGCAAAGCCCGCTGACTCGCCGCCTGGATGGTGGGCCCATCCGCCAACGGATCCGAAAAGGGAATCCCCAACTCCAGGATATCCGCCCCCCTCCGGGCCATGACCAACGCCAACCGCCGGCTGGTCTCCAGATCCGGATCCCCCGCCGTGATAAAAGGAATGAGCGCCTTCTCCCCTGCGGCCCTCAACCGCCGAAACACCCGCTCAATACGCTGCATGAACGCCTCCTGGTGATTGGGGGAAGAGGCCAGGGGGCAGTGGCCCCCTGCCCCTTCCCCCTAACCCCCATCCCCAACCCCTTATAGGGTTGGGAGGGGGGAGCGGGGGGAGGGCAGGGAACTCAGTTCCCTGGCCCTCCCCCCGCCAGCTCCTGCTCCAAAATATCCGCTACGGCTTCCACGTCTTTGTCGCCCCGGCCGGAGAGGTTGATGATGATAAGGTCGTCGGGGCCGTATTCTTTGGCCAGTTTGGTGGTGTAGGCGATGGCGTGGGCGCTTTCCAGGGCCGGGAGGATGCCCTCGGTTTGGGCCAGGAGTTTGAAGCCGTCCAGGGCCTCGGTGTCAGTGACGGCCACGTATTCGGCCCGGCCCCGGTCTTTGAAGAAGGCGTGTTCCGGGCCCACGCCGGGGTAGTCCAAGCCAGGGGCCAGGGAGTGGGCCTCCCGGATGTTGCCCCAGGGGTCCTGGAGGAGGTAGCTCAGGGCGCCGTGGAGCACTCCCACGGTGCCGGCCACCAGGGTGGCGGAGTGGTGGCCGCTCTCCAGGCCGTGGCCGGCGGCTTCCACCCCCACAAAGCGCACCGGGTCATTGAGAAACGGGTAGAAGAGCCCCATGGCGTTACTGCCGCCGCCCACGCAGGCCACCAGGGCGGCGGGGAGCTTCCCGGCCTGGCGCAGGATCTGGCCCCGGGCCTCCCGGCCGATGACCGCCTGGAAGTCTCGGACCAGCATGGGGTAGGGGTGCGGCCCGGCCACCGAGCCGATGACGTAGTAGGTGTGCCGCACGTTGGTCACCCAATCCCGGATGGCTTCATTCATGGCGTCCTTGAGGGTGCAGCTGCCGGAATGCACCGGCACCACCCGGGCTCCCAAAAGCCGCATGCGCATGACATTGAGGCGCTGGCGGCGGATGTCCTCGGTGCCCATGTAGATGTCGCACTCCAGGCCCAGAAGGGCCGCCACCGTGGCGGTGGCCACCCCGTGCTGGCCGGCGCCGGTTTCGGCAATGAGACGCCTTTTCCCCATGCGCCGGGCCAACAGCCCCTGGCCCATGGTGTTGTTGATCTTGTGCGCCCCGGTGTGGGCCAGATCTTCCCGCTTGAGATAGATCTTCGGCCCCCCCAGACGCTCCGTCAGGTGCCGGGCAAAATAAAGCGGCGTCGGCCGCCCCACATATTCTTTCAAATACCAGGCCAGCTCCCGCCGGAACTCCGGATCCCGGCGGATGCGGCGGTACTCCCGCTCCAGCTCCAACAACGCCGGCATCAAGGTCTCCGGCACAAACCGGCCGCCATACCGGCCGAAATGCCCCCGCCGATCAGGTAACATAACGCCTCCTTATGGTTTTGGGGGGAGGGCCAGGGAACGCAGTTCCCTGCCCTCCCCCCAAGCCCCCCTCCCAACCCTTTACGGGTTTGGGGGTGGGGGCTTGGGGGAGGGGGTAAGGGCCCATGGCCCTTAGCCCCCTCCCCCAACACGCTTTACTGCTTCTAAAAAAGCCTTCAGCTTGTTGGGATCCTTTTTGCCTGGGGCGGCCTCGACGCCGCTGGCCACGTCCACGGCGGCGGGTTGGGCCTGACGGATGGCCTGGGCCACGTTATCGGGGGTAAGGCCGCCGGCC
Protein-coding regions in this window:
- a CDS encoding M15 family metallopeptidase, translated to MLSLKIIVIFLFYVFSCVGFPAGETPRFHKLANEGKINIQILRQVYPQIETDLSCLVEAYPAHIKATHVSSDNKVYVVMKNQKRILYDDLKPKEFEEKLNHPDLEDMLSQIYPAGQDLGVGEPDCDPGRFRVKEFFDSIYGGTPQEVNKNLVSVPFCGQRVSFNGQNRAAQALEKVGRELEGVLQRRPALRPYVLPLGGTYNWRHIAGTDRQSPHSWGIAVDLNPRHGLYWRSVGLKSGLEHLQTRKTYPMELIQIFENHGFIWGGRWWHFDVMHFEYRPELLLKARKGRARGFPEWPAPQ
- a CDS encoding GNAT family N-acetyltransferase; the protein is MESPVVSLREAGPEDLDRAEALVREAYAEFRPEFSEEIWQKWLDNVSRAVHAPEGVLFLAEVAGELAGVVKFYPDARQSGLGRWPAGAASMRVPAVAPRFRGQGVGSLLVREVLRRARTLGIGTIYLYTGKFMHAARRLYEGLGFVRAPEFEKTPGPLAYRLELED
- the trpA gene encoding tryptophan synthase subunit alpha — encoded protein: MQRIERVFRRLRAAGEKALIPFITAGDPDLETSRRLALVMARRGADILELGIPFSDPLADGPTIQAASQRALQAGVTLPEVLKLAAQIRRESDIPLVLMGYYNPILQHGLTETAREAADCGVDGFIIPDLPLEEAEPWRRAALAAGVAPIFLAAPTSGAERIRRLGQLTRGFLYYVSITGITGARRELPPELVAALREVRTLVSCPVAVGFGISTPEQVAWLAPYVDGVVVGSAIVERVARLRGEALLQEIGDFVAALKEPLRPSGS
- the trpB gene encoding tryptophan synthase subunit beta, with translation MLPDRRGHFGRYGGRFVPETLMPALLELEREYRRIRRDPEFRRELAWYLKEYVGRPTPLYFARHLTERLGGPKIYLKREDLAHTGAHKINNTMGQGLLARRMGKRRLIAETGAGQHGVATATVAALLGLECDIYMGTEDIRRQRLNVMRMRLLGARVVPVHSGSCTLKDAMNEAIRDWVTNVRHTYYVIGSVAGPHPYPMLVRDFQAVIGREARGQILRQAGKLPAALVACVGGGSNAMGLFYPFLNDPVRFVGVEAAGHGLESGHHSATLVAGTVGVLHGALSYLLQDPWGNIREAHSLAPGLDYPGVGPEHAFFKDRGRAEYVAVTDTEALDGFKLLAQTEGILPALESAHAIAYTTKLAKEYGPDDLIIINLSGRGDKDVEAVADILEQELAGGGPGN